A region of Moorena producens PAL-8-15-08-1 DNA encodes the following proteins:
- a CDS encoding glycosyltransferase family 4 protein — protein MKVLLSAYQCQPHTGSENGIGWAWATQLALMGHEVWVITWSHNRIPVEQELQVNPISNIHFFFCDHPTWLSRLFKILITRHLILLSVPLWQLMSVWWQWDAYRIAKSLTQEVVFDRVHHVTNTTIRRPSFMGLLGIPFIFGPVAGGVKAPWCLRKSYPVRGWLFDFIRDISNTIVQFDPLMNLTFITASKIYCRSQPTQALIPKFYRYKSDVVFDIPIYDIIKIPKISEEDCINKDTFKVLFVGRFLYWKGIHLALKAFSLLHQKIPNTHFTVIGRGSEQTWLQKLSEKLDIKDAVDWIPWMEQKELSSPYLQHDVFLFPSLHDSGGLVILEALSHGLPVVCLDLGGPGVMVDETCGRVIKTDGLTEEGVIQKLSDALVELAENSELRQQLSARALAQPTKFEFKNVVEKIYIN, from the coding sequence ATGAAAGTATTACTTTCAGCCTATCAGTGCCAACCTCATACCGGTTCAGAAAACGGAATCGGCTGGGCTTGGGCAACACAACTGGCTCTAATGGGACATGAAGTCTGGGTGATTACCTGGAGTCATAATCGGATTCCGGTAGAGCAGGAACTTCAGGTAAATCCAATATCTAACATACATTTTTTCTTTTGCGACCATCCTACCTGGTTATCTCGGTTGTTCAAAATTCTGATTACCAGACACCTAATATTGCTCTCAGTTCCCTTGTGGCAATTGATGAGTGTCTGGTGGCAATGGGATGCTTATCGAATCGCCAAATCATTAACCCAGGAGGTGGTATTTGATCGGGTTCATCACGTAACTAATACAACAATTCGACGCCCCAGTTTCATGGGTCTTTTAGGAATCCCTTTCATTTTCGGACCGGTAGCTGGTGGAGTAAAAGCACCTTGGTGTCTCAGGAAAAGCTACCCAGTCAGGGGCTGGTTATTTGATTTTATCCGCGATATTTCTAATACTATTGTTCAATTTGACCCGCTGATGAACTTAACGTTTATCACAGCATCAAAAATCTATTGTCGCTCGCAGCCTACCCAGGCACTTATCCCAAAATTTTACAGGTATAAGTCTGACGTTGTTTTTGATATTCCTATATATGATATCATAAAAATACCTAAAATTAGTGAAGAAGACTGCATCAATAAAGATACTTTTAAGGTTCTTTTTGTAGGGCGTTTTTTATATTGGAAAGGGATACATCTGGCCCTGAAAGCCTTTTCTCTGTTGCACCAAAAGATTCCCAATACCCATTTTACAGTCATTGGTCGTGGTAGTGAGCAAACTTGGCTGCAGAAACTGAGTGAGAAATTGGATATCAAGGATGCTGTAGACTGGATACCTTGGATGGAGCAGAAAGAATTAAGTTCACCTTATCTACAACATGATGTTTTTCTATTCCCCAGTCTCCATGATTCCGGCGGGCTAGTAATTCTAGAAGCTTTGTCCCATGGCTTACCAGTAGTCTGTCTAGATTTAGGAGGACCAGGGGTGATGGTAGATGAAACCTGTGGACGGGTGATAAAAACCGATGGTTTGACGGAAGAAGGGGTGATACAGAAGCTTAGTGATGCCTTAGTAGAACTGGCAGAAAACTCAGAATTGCGACAGCAGTTGAGTGCAAGGGCCTTGGCGCAACCAACTAAATTTGAATTTAAGAATGTTGTGGAAAAAATATATATAAATTAA
- a CDS encoding transposase has translation MPKRVDTAKKRSTQIVPVIGMTELVKAELLSTMKKLGIVRSESYNKLGSISHWGLDWKKAYPEVRSFRTPESLGLPSKIMEWTVSDVAKAITASQAACTDAVVKKIYKKLPGKDNQKARKELCRQLNTLALLENPLLHRLVRKEYQRGHSWVYNQIVYQQGGYKCKRLSRNTYQVELAGLKRGKRNNIIVKSNRQIKGQIRLIYNQLAQRFEIHFLVDHGNVKIPTDRRAIGVDKGYTEAFYDSEGQAHGKKLGKVATKKSNRICAKNRNRGKLWAFHRKLEKLDPAKSARILKNNLTRKTENKRYRQNQSELTAIIGAASKSLFNGESLKVFTVRGAWPTALDLTQPIKNKRQSKAMSRKLNSWMKGKMRDSLQKWANWTGSVVTEVQPSYTSQIDSVTGTLLGKRSGDNFTRFNGVVLQADYNAAKNILARGTDREITRYMSKTEVQAVLLRRTACFLVRSYRQNKAAFMVCRLWVKGLKLYD, from the coding sequence ATGCCCAAGAGAGTAGACACAGCAAAAAAGAGATCGACTCAGATAGTTCCAGTTATAGGGATGACTGAGTTGGTTAAGGCTGAGCTGCTGTCTACAATGAAGAAACTGGGCATAGTCAGGTCTGAGTCCTATAACAAGCTAGGTAGCATCAGTCATTGGGGTCTCGATTGGAAAAAAGCCTATCCAGAGGTCAGGAGTTTTAGGACTCCTGAATCTTTAGGGCTGCCCTCCAAAATAATGGAATGGACTGTTAGTGATGTCGCGAAAGCCATCACAGCGAGCCAAGCAGCCTGTACCGATGCCGTTGTCAAAAAGATTTACAAAAAGCTTCCTGGGAAGGACAATCAAAAAGCCAGAAAAGAGCTTTGCAGACAACTTAATACCTTAGCTCTACTTGAAAACCCATTGCTCCATAGACTTGTCAGAAAAGAGTATCAAAGAGGACATTCTTGGGTTTACAACCAGATAGTTTATCAGCAGGGAGGATATAAATGTAAGAGACTCTCTAGAAATACATATCAGGTGGAATTAGCTGGGCTAAAGAGAGGCAAAAGGAACAATATAATTGTCAAATCTAATCGCCAAATAAAAGGGCAGATTAGACTAATTTACAACCAATTAGCACAGCGATTTGAAATCCATTTTTTAGTAGACCATGGAAATGTAAAGATTCCTACTGACCGCCGAGCTATCGGGGTAGACAAAGGATACACTGAGGCTTTCTATGATTCAGAGGGTCAAGCGCATGGGAAAAAGTTAGGCAAAGTAGCTACCAAAAAATCCAATCGAATATGTGCCAAGAATCGTAATAGAGGAAAACTTTGGGCATTTCATAGGAAACTGGAAAAATTAGACCCAGCTAAGTCGGCTCGCATCCTCAAAAACAATCTAACCAGAAAGACAGAAAACAAGCGCTACAGGCAAAACCAATCAGAGCTTACAGCTATTATAGGAGCTGCTTCTAAGTCCCTTTTTAATGGGGAATCACTAAAAGTATTTACTGTTCGCGGAGCGTGGCCTACGGCCTTAGATTTAACACAACCAATCAAAAATAAACGTCAGTCCAAGGCAATGTCTCGCAAACTTAACAGTTGGATGAAGGGAAAGATGCGGGATTCGTTACAGAAATGGGCTAATTGGACTGGGTCGGTTGTCACAGAAGTTCAACCTAGTTACACGTCGCAAATTGACTCCGTGACCGGAACCCTATTGGGCAAAAGAAGCGGGGACAATTTTACCAGGTTTAATGGGGTCGTGTTACAGGCTGACTACAATGCCGCTAAGAACATCCTTGCTCGGGGTACGGACAGAGAAATTACTCGGTATATGAGTAAGACAGAGGTTCAGGCAGTATTGTTGCGTCGTACCGCGTGTTTCTTGGTTAGAAGTTACCGTCAGAATAAGGCAGCCTTTATGGTTTGTCGGCTATGGGTAAAAGGTTTAAAACTTTATGATTAA
- a CDS encoding glycosyltransferase family 4 protein gives MKTLIVSSFDISGGAARAAYRLHQGFHSINLDSQILVQEKFSHDQTVIGPTKKLTQGLARSRWTFGALPQKLYPQREDKTFSSQWFPDAVVPKVARLKPDIINLHWICAGYVQIETIGKLKRPIVWTLHDMWPFTGGCHYNHDCDRYTVSCGNCPQLNSSKDWDLSRWVWQRKAKAWRNLDLTVVTLSSWLAKCASSSSLFQDLRIELIPNGIDTQQYRPIHQQVARELLNLPQDKQLILFGGVNATSQKRKGFQLLQPALQELSQSGWRDQLELVIFGDSRPDNPPEFGFNAHYLGTFSDDLSLALVYGAADVFVCPSLQDNLPNTVMEAIACGTPCVAFNIGGMPDLIEHQKNGYLAQPYQIEALAQGIAWVLENTERHQKLSYRAREKVEKEFTLEIQARRYLSLFTEILSGV, from the coding sequence ATGAAGACTCTAATTGTTAGTAGTTTCGATATATCTGGTGGAGCTGCTCGTGCTGCCTATCGATTACATCAGGGTTTCCACAGCATTAATTTAGATTCCCAAATTTTAGTGCAGGAAAAATTTAGTCATGATCAAACTGTCATTGGACCAACAAAAAAGTTGACACAGGGCCTAGCCAGGAGCAGATGGACTTTTGGCGCTTTACCTCAAAAGCTTTACCCCCAACGGGAAGATAAGACCTTTTCTAGCCAGTGGTTTCCCGATGCAGTTGTTCCCAAAGTTGCCCGACTTAAGCCCGATATTATTAATCTCCATTGGATTTGTGCTGGCTATGTCCAAATTGAAACCATTGGGAAACTAAAGCGACCAATTGTTTGGACTCTTCATGATATGTGGCCATTCACAGGAGGATGTCACTACAATCACGATTGCGATCGCTATACAGTCTCCTGTGGTAATTGTCCTCAACTTAACAGCAGTAAAGACTGGGATTTATCCCGTTGGGTATGGCAGCGCAAAGCCAAAGCTTGGCGAAATCTTGACCTGACAGTTGTCACCCTCAGCTCATGGTTAGCCAAATGTGCCAGTTCCAGTTCCCTTTTCCAGGATCTGCGAATTGAGCTAATTCCCAATGGCATTGATACTCAACAGTACAGACCCATCCATCAGCAGGTAGCGCGAGAATTACTTAACTTACCCCAGGATAAGCAACTTATTCTGTTTGGAGGAGTAAATGCCACTAGTCAAAAACGCAAAGGGTTTCAATTGTTACAACCAGCGCTCCAAGAGCTGAGCCAATCCGGATGGCGAGATCAACTAGAGTTAGTTATTTTTGGTGACTCTCGGCCAGACAATCCACCTGAGTTTGGTTTTAACGCTCACTACTTAGGGACATTCAGCGATGATCTCTCCCTAGCGCTAGTTTATGGAGCAGCAGATGTATTTGTTTGCCCTTCCCTTCAAGATAACTTGCCCAACACAGTGATGGAAGCGATCGCATGTGGAACTCCTTGCGTCGCCTTCAACATTGGCGGGATGCCCGATCTGATTGAGCACCAGAAAAACGGCTATTTAGCCCAACCTTACCAAATTGAAGCTCTAGCTCAAGGAATTGCTTGGGTGCTAGAGAACACAGAACGACATCAGAAACTATCCTACCGCGCCCGCGAAAAAGTAGAAAAAGAATTTACCTTAGAAATTCAAGCAAGACGCTACTTATCCCTTTTTACTGAAATTTTATCCGGAGTATAA
- a CDS encoding O-antigen ligase family protein, whose product MWSVGWSAVPGIPELLRAVLRATALGAYLAVRYNPKEQMRLLAWVLGIVAILSLLVTLAHGLGDAPAQGIFRHKNHLARLMTLNAIISLLSILNHRKYRWVGWVGFSLSVLMLLLSQGKSALLIFLVMITLLPLHNFVKQHYKLQTVLYMVSALLAFVASIVILWNLEFILVDILGKDLQLNGRLPIWTLVFDKILERPWLGYGFEGFWSSDAGYSVINSTWLAHGGYGNAHSGYLELALQLGFLGIFLFVLSLFIALFKTIQVLSVTKKIEFFWMFLYLVFFSIVNLSLDPSILAEDIVWTLYVSTALSAAVYQSRIVKNPHLLGVREQGVGSREHRSQNRKEVRGKKSCVPDCYEKPCKLFQ is encoded by the coding sequence GTGTGGTCAGTTGGATGGTCTGCGGTTCCCGGTATTCCAGAATTACTTAGAGCCGTCTTACGTGCAACTGCCCTCGGAGCATACTTAGCAGTTCGCTATAACCCTAAGGAGCAAATGCGTCTGTTGGCATGGGTGCTAGGTATAGTGGCGATTTTAAGCTTATTGGTCACTTTAGCTCATGGCTTAGGGGACGCTCCCGCTCAGGGTATCTTTAGGCATAAAAATCATTTAGCTCGTCTGATGACCCTAAATGCCATAATTTCGTTATTGAGCATCCTCAACCATCGGAAATATCGCTGGGTAGGGTGGGTGGGATTTAGCTTATCTGTTTTGATGCTACTACTTTCTCAGGGAAAATCAGCATTGCTAATCTTTTTAGTTATGATTACCCTGCTGCCCCTTCACAACTTTGTAAAACAGCACTATAAGTTACAAACTGTTCTTTACATGGTCTCAGCCCTCCTGGCTTTTGTGGCATCGATAGTAATTTTATGGAACCTGGAATTCATACTAGTTGATATTCTAGGCAAAGATCTACAATTGAATGGGCGTTTACCGATTTGGACTTTAGTATTTGATAAAATTTTAGAACGACCTTGGCTAGGTTACGGTTTTGAAGGATTCTGGTCTTCCGACGCTGGCTACTCTGTCATCAACTCTACATGGCTTGCCCATGGAGGATATGGTAATGCTCATAGTGGTTATCTTGAGTTAGCTCTGCAACTTGGATTTTTAGGTATTTTCCTTTTTGTGCTTAGTTTATTTATAGCCTTATTTAAGACAATTCAAGTCCTAAGCGTCACCAAAAAAATAGAATTTTTCTGGATGTTTCTCTACCTAGTATTTTTCAGTATTGTTAACCTGAGCCTAGACCCATCAATTCTTGCCGAAGACATCGTGTGGACTCTGTACGTATCAACCGCTCTTTCGGCAGCTGTTTACCAGAGTCGAATTGTCAAGAATCCCCACTTACTAGGTGTTAGGGAACAGGGAGTAGGGAGTAGGGAGCACAGAAGTCAGAACAGGAAAGAGGTAAGAGGGAAAAAATCCTGTGTACCTGATTGCTATGAAAAACCCTGTAAATTATTTCAGTAA
- a CDS encoding glycosyltransferase family 2 protein → MKNSEESTIDEQEDPPLAELPSISIVVPNYNSGATICATLQSLIEQNYPKLEIIVVDGGSTDNSVEVIKQFEPYITWWVSENDSGQSNAINKGFAKCNGDIVNWLCSDDLLAPDALHTVGKYFAESPDIDVLVGRSKIEYRTDNLGQPLKGANFWMTLFGRVLPLGLGSRPMILDAKNQIYIKAPTLKQIDLISVASPIHQPSCFYRRKLLDRPQPLDESYEYTMDIELFNYFYFRGVRWRVIEEVLSIAPVSGDNKTSIAGVKATYELEQIYKTYTKELIPLTYWHRRLRYPLERFIKRHRGRLWLYIVGPVWVALTLLLSPFYGVEKVWALRWTKWI, encoded by the coding sequence ATGAAAAACTCAGAGGAAAGTACCATTGATGAACAAGAAGACCCTCCCCTAGCAGAACTTCCGAGCATTTCGATAGTTGTTCCTAATTATAATAGCGGAGCAACTATCTGTGCCACCTTACAAAGCTTAATTGAACAGAACTATCCCAAGCTAGAAATCATTGTAGTTGATGGCGGATCCACTGACAACAGTGTCGAAGTAATTAAGCAGTTTGAACCATACATTACCTGGTGGGTTAGTGAAAATGACAGTGGTCAATCCAATGCCATTAATAAAGGTTTTGCGAAGTGTAATGGTGATATCGTTAATTGGCTGTGTAGTGACGACCTCCTAGCACCAGATGCCTTACACACAGTGGGAAAATACTTTGCCGAGTCGCCTGATATTGACGTCTTAGTTGGTCGCAGCAAAATTGAATATAGGACTGACAATTTAGGTCAACCACTCAAAGGAGCTAATTTTTGGATGACTCTGTTTGGGCGAGTATTGCCCTTAGGATTAGGGTCACGACCGATGATATTGGATGCTAAAAACCAGATCTACATTAAAGCTCCTACACTTAAACAAATTGACTTAATTTCTGTTGCTTCTCCCATTCACCAACCTAGCTGCTTTTATCGGCGCAAGCTGCTTGATCGACCTCAACCATTAGATGAAAGCTATGAGTACACCATGGATATTGAGCTATTTAATTATTTCTACTTCCGTGGTGTGCGCTGGCGCGTGATCGAAGAGGTGCTAAGCATTGCTCCAGTAAGTGGTGACAATAAAACCAGCATCGCTGGTGTAAAAGCCACCTATGAATTAGAGCAAATCTACAAAACTTACACCAAAGAATTAATCCCTCTAACCTATTGGCATAGACGACTACGTTATCCCTTGGAGCGTTTTATAAAACGTCATCGTGGCCGTCTTTGGTTATACATAGTCGGACCAGTATGGGTTGCCCTCACACTACTATTAAGCCCATTTTATGGTGTTGAAAAAGTTTGGGCACTCAGGTGGACAAAGTGGATTTGA
- a CDS encoding glycosyltransferase family 4 protein, whose product MVHYPSSHTSKDTSKDTSKDTSKEKNLDLKTQNNFPVVGYQVLMLGDNLEIKAGISSVQKLILRNAPSHLQIEHIPTTCTDGKNGSITSKLLVFGKALGKLLWRLSTKKTDLIHVHFSQRGSTIRKMILMLLALAFHVPVVLHAHGSEYKLFYTGLPEWAKGIISLVFRQSAYLIVLSQSWKNFYQSSFRLKAEQVVILPNPVELPSKIPERTSCKQIKLVFVGEIGKRKGVFDLIRAFASLSPEQKTCSELLLAGDGEVQQACQLVESLDLGDHIKVLGGIDSAQRDALLAKANIFILPSYNEGLPMALLEAMGWGLPVITTPVGGIPELVIHGDNGLLVKPGQIPDLSMAMQTLINDQGLRLSLGSSARASVAHLNVKNYLSSLLNIYGSVLTGVFR is encoded by the coding sequence ATGGTTCACTATCCGTCTTCACACACAAGTAAAGACACAAGTAAAGACACAAGTAAAGATACAAGTAAAGAAAAAAATTTAGACCTTAAAACACAAAATAATTTTCCTGTGGTGGGATATCAGGTACTAATGTTAGGTGACAACCTTGAGATCAAGGCTGGTATCTCATCAGTGCAGAAGCTTATTCTTCGTAATGCACCATCTCACCTTCAAATTGAGCACATTCCTACTACCTGTACTGATGGCAAAAACGGATCAATTACTAGTAAGCTCTTAGTTTTTGGGAAAGCTCTGGGGAAGTTGCTGTGGAGGTTATCCACAAAAAAGACTGATCTGATTCACGTGCATTTTTCTCAAAGGGGTAGCACGATCCGGAAAATGATTTTGATGCTCCTTGCACTAGCATTTCATGTCCCTGTGGTTTTGCACGCCCATGGTAGCGAGTATAAGTTGTTTTACACTGGGCTACCTGAATGGGCGAAAGGAATAATTAGCTTGGTGTTTCGACAATCTGCCTACTTGATTGTTCTATCACAAAGCTGGAAAAACTTTTACCAGTCCAGTTTCCGACTAAAAGCAGAACAGGTTGTAATTCTTCCTAACCCAGTAGAGTTGCCCTCAAAAATTCCAGAGCGCACAAGCTGCAAACAGATAAAGTTAGTTTTTGTGGGAGAAATCGGTAAACGCAAAGGAGTATTTGATCTTATCCGGGCCTTTGCCTCTCTATCTCCTGAACAAAAAACTTGCTCAGAATTACTATTAGCAGGGGATGGAGAAGTACAGCAAGCCTGTCAATTAGTTGAAAGCCTAGATTTAGGAGACCATATCAAAGTCCTTGGCGGGATAGACTCAGCTCAACGGGATGCTCTTTTAGCAAAAGCGAACATATTTATCTTGCCGTCTTATAACGAAGGTCTGCCCATGGCATTGCTTGAAGCCATGGGTTGGGGCTTACCTGTGATCACCACACCAGTAGGGGGGATACCAGAGTTGGTAATACATGGTGACAATGGTTTGCTAGTTAAGCCTGGACAGATACCAGACCTATCTATGGCTATGCAGACTCTAATTAATGATCAAGGGTTACGGCTCTCCTTAGGATCTAGCGCAAGAGCAAGCGTTGCCCATCTCAATGTCAAAAACTACCTCAGTTCTCTGCTTAATATTTATGGCTCAGTGCTTACAGGCGTTTTCAGATGA
- a CDS encoding class I SAM-dependent methyltransferase, whose amino-acid sequence MLKLINIGCGSTYSNHPAWTNVDLAPQSSHIHNHDIRKTLPYPDAYFDACYSSHVIEHLKQHDADQLIAECWRVLKPQGIIRAVVPDLESIARHYISTLEQVESGVTEAEANYDWIMLELYDQTVRHVKGGEMASYLADTHLTNKEFIRSRIGSNADIFLDKNSEKKSWIERLASKDRYWFYKTLRKFNLRTSIAKYLVTLIAGNEARQAFEVGLFRNSGEIHYWMYDRFSLRRLLERSGFVEVRVCGADSSRIQDFNSYGLDMLEGKVRKPDSLFMEGIKP is encoded by the coding sequence ATGTTAAAACTAATAAATATAGGTTGCGGCTCTACATATTCTAATCATCCGGCGTGGACTAACGTTGATTTAGCACCACAATCATCCCATATTCATAATCATGATATCAGGAAAACGTTACCCTACCCTGATGCTTATTTTGATGCTTGCTATAGTTCTCATGTAATAGAACACCTCAAGCAGCATGACGCTGATCAACTTATTGCTGAGTGTTGGCGTGTTCTTAAGCCACAGGGAATAATTAGGGCAGTTGTTCCTGATCTAGAATCAATAGCTAGACATTATATCTCTACTTTAGAACAGGTTGAGTCTGGTGTTACGGAAGCAGAGGCTAACTATGACTGGATAATGTTAGAACTTTATGACCAGACAGTGCGCCACGTTAAAGGTGGTGAAATGGCTAGTTATTTAGCTGATACTCATCTTACTAATAAAGAATTTATCAGATCTCGTATCGGTAGCAATGCTGATATATTTTTGGATAAAAACTCTGAAAAAAAATCCTGGATAGAGCGACTAGCATCTAAGGATAGGTATTGGTTTTACAAAACCTTGAGGAAGTTTAATCTCAGAACTAGTATTGCCAAATATCTAGTGACTCTGATCGCAGGGAATGAAGCACGACAAGCATTTGAAGTCGGGTTGTTTCGGAATTCAGGTGAAATTCATTATTGGATGTATGACCGTTTTTCTTTACGACGACTGCTGGAGCGCTCAGGATTTGTAGAGGTGCGCGTTTGTGGTGCTGATTCAAGCCGTATTCAAGATTTTAATAGCTACGGTCTAGATATGCTTGAGGGCAAAGTGCGTAAACCCGATTCACTGTTCATGGAAGGTATTAAACCATGA
- a CDS encoding glycosyltransferase family 4 protein: MASFSKVLIIVENLPVPFDRRVWMEATSLQKAGYQVTTICPKGNGFDKDYEVMEGIHIYRHPLPPEESSVTGYLREYSWAVNWQFRLARQVWREQGFDIIHICNPPDLMVLVAGWFKLFRGVKVIFDHHDLAPEMYIAKYGRKDIFYHGLRWAERLTYATADMVISTNESHRKVALTRGGKKPEQVVVVRSAPDLERFRIMPSNPSYRRGRDYLVGYMGVMGEPEGIDYLLRAIRYIVQEKKRQDIHFMLIGSGPAAESLKALSKQLDLTDFVEFTGFQTGEALLERLSSCDVCVEPSPTSAYNENCTMNKILEYMALGKPIVQFDLREGRHSAGNASVYATPNDELEFAEKILELLNSPEVIETMSAEGRRRMEEMLEWRHQAPKLLDAYRKVS; this comes from the coding sequence ATGGCTTCATTTTCAAAAGTATTAATAATTGTCGAAAATTTACCTGTACCCTTTGACCGACGGGTATGGATGGAAGCTACTAGCTTACAGAAAGCTGGCTATCAAGTTACTACAATTTGTCCCAAAGGGAATGGGTTTGATAAAGATTATGAAGTCATGGAAGGGATTCATATTTATCGCCATCCCCTACCACCGGAAGAAAGCTCAGTTACTGGCTATCTTAGAGAATACAGCTGGGCTGTGAATTGGCAATTTCGCTTAGCTCGTCAAGTATGGCGAGAGCAAGGTTTTGACATCATTCACATTTGTAATCCGCCAGATTTAATGGTTCTAGTGGCGGGATGGTTTAAATTGTTCCGGGGCGTAAAAGTAATCTTCGATCACCACGATCTGGCTCCGGAGATGTACATCGCCAAGTATGGACGAAAAGATATTTTTTATCATGGTTTACGCTGGGCTGAGCGCTTGACTTATGCTACGGCAGACATGGTGATTTCAACTAATGAATCCCATCGCAAGGTCGCTCTTACCCGAGGGGGTAAGAAACCAGAGCAAGTAGTTGTAGTGCGCAGTGCTCCTGATCTGGAACGGTTTCGGATCATGCCCTCAAACCCAAGTTACCGCAGAGGTCGTGACTATCTGGTCGGTTATATGGGGGTTATGGGGGAACCGGAGGGCATTGACTATCTTCTGAGGGCAATACGTTACATTGTGCAGGAAAAGAAGCGCCAAGATATTCACTTCATGCTAATTGGCAGTGGCCCTGCTGCTGAAAGCCTCAAGGCTTTATCTAAACAGCTTGACCTGACTGATTTTGTAGAATTCACAGGATTTCAGACCGGGGAAGCACTTTTAGAGCGGCTTTCCAGTTGCGATGTATGTGTCGAACCCTCTCCCACATCGGCTTATAACGAAAACTGCACTATGAATAAAATCTTGGAGTACATGGCTCTAGGTAAACCCATTGTTCAGTTTGACCTCCGAGAGGGAAGACACTCTGCAGGCAATGCATCTGTTTATGCTACCCCTAATGACGAGCTGGAGTTTGCTGAGAAAATTCTGGAACTTCTCAATTCTCCTGAAGTCATAGAAACAATGAGTGCAGAAGGTAGGCGCAGGATGGAAGAAATGCTGGAGTGGCGTCATCAAGCGCCTAAACTTTTGGATGCTTATAGGAAAGTTTCGTGA
- the mraY gene encoding phospho-N-acetylmuramoyl-pentapeptide-transferase: protein MVDSKRLSGQLFNLTGTKLLYILSIGLTLGALILDGTAARSLIAGNSITIPLLICALITTGIGYRAVPFLQALKMGQIIRQEGPQSHLHKAGTPTMGGIFFVPVGVVIALVWSGLFLQQQDFIRVLAVSLATLGYMFIGWVDDWQVVQRRSNKGMSPRMKLALQIVVSLLFCLWLSQTQPASITNITLPLGIVLPLGFLFWPVGMFVLLAESNATNLTDGVDGLAAGTCAIAFLGLAALIAPTSPGLMVFCACMSGSCLGFIAHNRNPAKVFMGDTGSLALGGALAAVGLLTGNLWGLFIISGIFFLEAVSVIAQVSYYKATKDANGVGKRLLKMSPFHNHLELSGWSETQIVAVFYVVNGLLVLLCLR from the coding sequence GTGGTAGATTCTAAACGATTGTCTGGGCAGTTGTTCAACTTAACGGGAACTAAACTCCTATATATTCTATCAATCGGCTTAACTCTGGGTGCATTAATTTTGGATGGGACAGCAGCTCGGTCCCTGATCGCAGGTAACTCCATCACTATACCCCTGTTGATCTGTGCTCTGATCACTACTGGGATTGGATATCGAGCAGTCCCCTTTCTACAAGCACTCAAAATGGGTCAGATTATCCGTCAAGAGGGTCCCCAATCCCATTTACACAAAGCGGGTACCCCCACCATGGGTGGCATATTTTTTGTGCCGGTAGGGGTGGTGATTGCCCTGGTGTGGTCAGGATTATTCCTCCAACAGCAGGATTTTATCCGGGTCCTAGCGGTATCCCTAGCTACCCTTGGCTATATGTTCATTGGCTGGGTGGACGATTGGCAAGTAGTCCAACGCCGCTCCAATAAAGGGATGTCCCCGAGAATGAAACTGGCCTTACAAATTGTAGTCAGTTTACTGTTTTGTCTATGGTTATCACAAACCCAGCCAGCCAGTATCACTAACATCACCCTACCCTTGGGGATCGTCTTACCCTTGGGATTCTTGTTTTGGCCGGTGGGTATGTTTGTGCTATTAGCAGAAAGTAATGCTACTAATCTTACCGATGGAGTGGATGGACTAGCAGCAGGAACCTGTGCGATCGCATTTTTAGGACTAGCTGCCCTGATTGCTCCGACCTCCCCTGGTTTAATGGTCTTCTGTGCTTGTATGAGTGGCAGTTGCCTGGGTTTTATTGCCCACAACCGCAATCCCGCCAAAGTCTTCATGGGGGATACCGGTTCTCTAGCCCTAGGAGGAGCACTAGCAGCGGTAGGACTTTTGACTGGGAACCTCTGGGGTTTATTTATAATTAGTGGTATTTTCTTCCTAGAAGCCGTATCAGTGATAGCTCAAGTTAGTTACTATAAAGCCACCAAAGATGCCAATGGGGTGGGTAAACGTTTATTAAAAATGTCACCGTTCCACAATCATCTGGAACTTTCTGGCTGGTCAGAGACCCAGATAGTGGCGGTATTTTATGTAGTTAATGGGCTTCTGGTCTTGTTGTGTTTGAGGTAA